One stretch of Prunus persica cultivar Lovell chromosome G1, Prunus_persica_NCBIv2, whole genome shotgun sequence DNA includes these proteins:
- the LOC109949950 gene encoding uncharacterized protein LOC109949950, with protein sequence MEDLELVTLHDDIPDRQVRIGTSISPELRSDLVAFLRLNSEVFAWSYNDMPGISPDIISHRLSVNPAVRPVRQKRRAYDPERYEAMRAEVERLSSIGFIREVDYPTWLANVVMVRKPRKGWRMCVDYTNLNRACPKDSFPLPRIDQLVDATAGHALLSFMDAYSGYNQIFMHPEDQAHTSFITDRGLYCYKVMPFGLKNAGATYQRLVNQLFAPLIGNTMEVYVDDMLVKSRTADQHIPNLSAMFTILKQYKMRLNPTKCAFGAASGKFLGFMISQRGIEANPEKIQAILDMTIPKTVKDIQSLTGRVAALTRFISKATDRCAPFFKALKGTKRNITWTAECDTAFSELKKYMGRAPLLSTPEHGDILVIYLSISASAVSSVLVRSKDNAEHPVHYVSKALQDAEVRYPDIEKLAFALVVSARRLRPYFQAHTIHVLTNQPLRQVLQNPETSGRLVKWAIELGEFDIHYKPRPAMRGQAVADFLSEFTDPQASAATQLITEPNPPSSQDQTPTEGNLDLTQPLWTLFVDGSSNAQGCGAGLVLISPDKVALEYALRFKFQASNNEAEYEALIAGLRLAKEMDARQIQIFSDSQLVVHQVNQDFTAKDPSMTAYLQHARHLLATFHAHSLKQVPRSENSHANALARLASALEQGLGRHIHIEFLAQPSTQAPLICTIDHSPTWMDPILQFLQNQTLPANPAEARRVRHRSARYLIINGSLYKRGFSLPYLRCLTPEEGHYVLREIHEGICGNHSGARSLSHKAIRQGYFWPSLHTDAQAFTQKCDKCQRFANIPQLPAEPLTAMVSPWPFAQWGLDLIGPMPEGKGQVKYAVVAVDYFTKWAEAEALATITAARIESFVWQNIVCRFGIPNSIVTDNGRQFDNAKFKQFCSNLKIQLLPEVLWSYRTTFRTSTGETPFSLSFGTEAVAPVEIGQPTYRTSTYDATANDEQLALNLDFIDELRDQSSMRNAAYKQGIAKYYDSRVKPRAFKMGDWVMRKVSLATKNPNEGTLGPTWEGLYEIIKICRPGSYQLRDSTGKTLPHPWNADHLKYYYK encoded by the exons ATGGAGGACCTGGAGCTGGTTACCCTCCATGACGATATCCCGGATCGACAAGTCCGGATCGGCACCTCCATCTCGCCAGAGCTTCGCTCTGACCTGGTCGCCTTCCTCCGCCTCAACTCCGAAGTCTTCGCTTGGTCCTACaatgacatgcctggcatatCACCAGACATCATATCTCATAGGCTTAGCGTCAATCCTGCCGTCAGGCCAGTCCGACAGAAGCGTCGCGCTTATGATCCCGAGCGCTATGAGGCCATGAGAGCGGAGGTGGAACGATTGAGTAGCATCGGATTCATCAGGGAGGTTGACTATCCTACATGGCTGGCTAATGTCGTGATGGTCCGCAAGCCAAGAAAGGGCTGGCGCATGTGTGTCGACTACACCAACCTTAATCGGGCTTGCCCAAAGGACAGCTTCCCGCTACCCCGTATTGACCAGCTAGTCGACGCCACAGCCGGCCACGCCCTCCTtagcttcatggatgcttaTTCAGGTTACAACCAGATCTTCATGCACCCCGAAGATCAGGCCCACACCTCTTTCATTACGGACCGCGGCCTCTACTGCTATAAGGTGATGCCCTTTGGCCTCAAAAACGCCGGGGCTACTTATCAGCGTCTGGTGAATCAGCTCTTCGCCCCACTGATTGGCAATACCATGGAGGTCTATGTCgatgacatgctagtcaagaGTCGCACGGCTGACCAGCACATCCCCAACCTCTCTGCCATGTTCACCATCCTGAAGCAATACAAAATGAGGcttaaccccaccaaatgtgcTTTCGGGGCGGCTTCCGGAAAATTCCTTGGCTTCATGATCAGCCAGAGGGGCATTGAGGCCAATCCAGAAAAGATCCAGGCCATCTTAGATATGACAATACCTAAGACGGTCAAGGATATCCAAAGCCTTACAGGGCGTGTCGCAGCCCTGACCAGATTTATCTCCAAAGCCACCGACCGCTGCGCCCCATTCTTCAAGGCCCTTAAAGGCACCAAAAGAAACATCACTTGGACTGCTGAATGCGACACGGCTTTCAGCGAGCTCAAGAAGTATATGGGCCGGGCCCCTTTATTGTCAACCCCTGAGCACGGAGACATCCTCGTGATTTATCTCTCCATCTCAGCTTCGGCTGTTAGCTCTGTGCTCGTCCGATCAAAAGATAACGCGGAGCACCCAGTGCATTATGTTAGTAAAGCATTGCAAGATGCCGAAGTTCGGTACCCAGACATCGAAAAATTGGCGTTCGCCCTGGTCGTCTCGGCAAGACGCCTTCGACCATATTTCCAAGCTCACACCATCCATGtcttaaccaaccaaccactccgACAGGTGTTGCAGAACCCAGAAACCTCTGGGAGGCTGGTCAAATGGGCCATTGAACTGGGCGAGTTTGATATTCATTACAAACCCCGCCCGGCTATGAGGGGCCAGGCCGTTGCTGACTTCCTATCCGAATTCACGGATCCCCAAGCTTCCGCAGCTACCCAGCTCATAACCGAACCCAATCCCCCTTCAAGCCAGGACCAAACCCCCACCGAAGGCAATCTCGACCTAACCCAGCCCCTGTGGACCTTATTCGTAGACGGCTCTTCTAATGCCCAGGGCTGTGGGGCCGGCCTCGTTCTCATCTCCCCAGACAAGGTTGCCCTCGAGTACGCCCTtcgcttcaaattccaagcctCCAACAATGAGGCCGAATACGAAGCACTCATAGCTGGTCTTCGATTAGCCAAAGAGATGGATGCCAGGCAAATTCAGATATTTAGCGATTCACAACTCGTGGTCCACCAGGTCAACCAGGACTTCACGGCTAAGGATCCCTCTATGACGGCCTACCTCCAGCACGCTCGGCACCTGCTGGCGACCTTCCACGCCCACTCTCTCAAGCAAGTGCCGCGCTCCGAGAATAGCCATGCCAATGCACTAGCCAGGTTGGCATCAGCCTTGGAGCAGGGACTGGGTCGCCACATCCACATCGAGTTTTTGGCCCAGCCCAGCACACAAGCCCCACTCATCTGCACTATTGATCACAGCCCCACATGGATGGACCCCATCCTCCAGTTCTTACAGAACCAAACACTACCGGCTAATCCGGCAGAAGCACGACGCGTACGCCATCGCTCTGCCCGTTACCTGATCATTAACGGCTCCTTATACAAGCGGGGTTTCAGTCTTCCATACCTCCGATGCCTGACTCCAGAGGAGGGTCACTATGTCCTCCGAGAAATCCATGAAGGCATCTGCGGCAACCACTCGGGCGCACGCTCGCTATCCCATAAGGCAATCCGCCAAGGATACTTCTGGCCTTCACTCCACACGGACGCCCAGGCCTTCACCCAGAAATGCGACAAGTGTCAGCGATTCGCCAACATCCCACAACTCCCAGCTGAACCGTTGACTGCAATGGTCAGCCCTTGGCCATTTGCCCAATGGGGACTGGATCTCATTGGACCGATGCCAGAGGGCAAGGGCCAAGTCAAGTATGCAGTTGTGGCCGTggactacttcaccaagtggGCTGAGGCCGAGGCCTTGGCCACCATCACTGCGGCTCGCATCGAATCCTTTGTGTGGCAAAACATTGTATGTCGCTTCGGCATCCCCAACTCCATCGTCACCGACAATGGCCGGCAATTTGACAAcgccaaattcaaacaattttgttccaaCCTCAAGATTC aactactccCAGAAGTACTCTGGTCCTACCGCACCACCTTCCGCACATCCACGGGTGAAACGCCGTTCTCCCTATCATTTGGAACCGAGGCCGTGGCTCCAGTAGAGATTGGCCAGCCCACATACCGAACCTCCACTTACGATGCCACGGCCAATGACGAGCAGTTGGCCCTCAACCTCGACTTTATTGACGAACTCCGGGACCAATCGAGCATGCGCAATGCCGCGTACAAGCAAGGCATCGCCAAATACTATGACTCCCGAGTCAAGCCCCGTGCTTTCAAAATGGGGGACTGGGTCATGCGCAAGGTTTCCTTGGCTACCAAAAATCCTAACGAAGGTACCCTCGGTCCTACATGGGAAGGTCTTTACgagattatcaaaatctgcCGTCCTGGCTCTTATCAGCTTCGCGATTCCACAGGCAAGACACTGCCTCACCCCTGGAATGCTGACCACCTCAAGTACTATTACAAGTAA